GCAACCCGCCGGTCTTCTCGAACACGTCCTGCCCGGCGCGGAGCCGTTCGGGGAAGGTGACGAGGAGTGCCGGGTCCACGCGCAGGTCGTCGTCGATCGGATGGGCCGATCGGGTCCGCACCGCCTCGACGCTCGCCTTGCCGCACACCCCGCACGAGCTCGTCATGTACGTGCTGCGCTGGGTCGAGGCATCCGGAGCCGCGACGCCGGGCGCGAGTGTCAGGTCGAGCACGTTGTAGGTGTTCTCGCCGTCGGGCCCCGCGCAGTGGATGGCGGCCGCGACCTGGTCGCCGCGCGCGATGACGCCCTCGGAGACGAGGAAGCCGACGGCGAGGTCGACGTCGTGCCCCGGCGTGCGCATCGTGACGGCGAGGGGTTCGCGGCCGACCCGGATCTCGAGGGGCTCCTCGACGGCCAGGAGGTCCTCCCGGCGGGAGGTCGGCCCGCCCACCGTGATGCGTGTGACCCGCGTCCTCGTCGTGATCCTGCCCATGCATCCTGCCTATCACGGTCGGCCGTGCGCGGGATGGGTTCGTTCCGTGACGCGCGCCCGTTCGCCCCCGACCGATGCGGCCTACAGTGAAGCCGTGCTGGTGGTGGACGCGGTGATCCTCATGGGCGGTCGCGCGACCCGTCTCGACGGCGTCGCGAAGGGCGACCTGCGCGTGGGCGGGCGCACCCTGCTCGAGCGGGTGGTGGACGCCGCGTCGGTCGCCAGGAACCGCGTCGTCGTCGGGGAGCCGGGCGTGTCCGTGCTGCCGACCGGCGTGCGGGTGGTGCGGGAGGAGCCGCGGTTCGGCGGTCCCGCGGCGGCGGTCGCCGCGGGCGTGGCGGCGCTGCCGACGGATGCCGGTGCCGTGCTGCTCCTCGCCGGGGACCAGCCGTTCGTGGCCGAGGCCGTGCCGATCCTGCTGGCGGCGCTCGACGCCGACCGCGCGCGCGACCAGCTGCACGACGGCGTGCGAGCGGTGGATGCCGCGGGGCGGGCACAGCACCTCACGAGCGTCATCCGCCGATCGGCCCTCGTCGCCGCGATCACCGCGACCGGCGCCGCCGGCGCCTCGCTCGACGGCGTGGCGATGCGGCGGTTGCTCGAACCGCTGCGGCTGCTCGACGTCCAGGTGCCCGAGGCTGCCACCATGGATGTCGACACGTGGGCCGACGCGAAGGCGGTCGGCGCGACGGGAGGAGAGGGATCATGAGCGTCTCCGACGAGGAGTTCGACCGGGTGCTCGAGGCGTGGGCCGAGAAGGTGCGCGCCGAGCTCGCCATTCCGGATGCGCCGCTCGACCTCCAGCAGGTGCTCGGCGTCGCCGGGGTGGCGGCGCACGCGGTGATGCGGCCGGCTGCCCCGATCACGACGTACCTGGCCGGGTACGCGGCCGGCGTGGCCGCAGCCGGCGGTGCCGATCCCGAGGCGGCGGCTCGCGACGTGCTCGACCGCGTGCGCCGCCTGGCCGCCGCCAAGTGAGCCGAGGAGTCGACTGGCGGCAGGCCAGGGACGCCGCCGCCCGCGCGGCACCGACGGCTCGCCCCGAGCTCGTCGGACTCGCCGACGCCCTGGGACGCGTGCTCGCCGAGGACGTGCGCACGCCGATCCAGCTGCCGCACTACGCCTCGTCGGCGATGGACGGCTGGGCCGTGGCCGGCACGCCGCCGTGGCGGATCGTCGACCGCCCGGAGCCGGGACCCGGGGAGGCCGTCGCGATCGTGACCGGCGGCCTCGTGCCCGCCGGTGCCGAGGCGATCCTCCGTGCCGAGGCCGGCCGCGTCGACGGCGACGCGCTCGAACCCGTGGGCGAGACCGGGCGCCGCGACGTGGCCGAGCACCGCCACATCCGCCCGGCCGGCACGGAGGCCGAGGCCGGCGACACGCTGCTCGCCGCGGGCGCCCTCCTGACGCCGCCGCGGGTGGCGCTCATCGCCGCCACGGGCGCCGACGCGATCGTGGTGCGATGGCGCCCGCGCGTCGCACTGGTGCTCACGGGCGACGAGGTCGTCGAGGCCGGAGTGCCGGCACCCGGCTTCGTGCGCGACAGCTTCCGCGTCGCCGTGCCGGCGATCCTGGGCGGGCTCGGTGCCGACGTCGTCGCGATCCACCGCGTCGGTGACGACACCGAGGCGACCTTCGCCGCGCTCACCGCAGACGCGGTCGACCTCGTCGTGACCACCGGCGGCACCGGCGGCTCGCACGCCGACCAGGTGCGGCGGGCCGTCGAGCGGCTCGGCGCCGAGTTCGTGGTGCCGTCGGTCGCGATGCGTCCGGGCGGGCCGACGTTCCTCGCGCGGGGCGCAGACCGCCTCGTGCTGGGGCTTCCTGGCAATCCCCTCGCCGCGTTGCTCGGCCTGCTCGCCATCGGCGGTCCGCTGCTCGAGGCCTGGACCGGCCGCGACCCGGGCACGGCGACCGTCACGGTGTCGGAGCGGCTGGAGGGACGCGCGGGAACCACCCGCCTCGTTCCCGTGACCGTGGACGACGGCGTCGCGACCCCGACCCCGCACGCCGGCTCGGCGATGCTGCGGGGCATCGCCGAGGCCGACGTGGTGGTCGTCGTTCCCGAGTCGGGCGTCGCGACCGGCGGGGTCGCCGAGGCGCTGCGACTCCCCTGGCCGAGCTGAGCCGCCGGCCTAGGCGGCGACGGTCGCGCGCGGCGCCGGCGCGACATCCGGAGCACCGCCCGAACGCCCGAGCACCGCACGGGTCGACGCCTCGGGGCGCAGGTCGAGCCGGCGCAGTAGCTGCGCGTTGGCCGCCACGATCACCGTCGACAGCGACATGAGGATCGCGCCGACCGACATCGGCATGACGAAGCCGATGGGCGCGAGCACGCCCGCCGCGAGCGGCACCGAGACGAGGTTGTAGCCGGCCGCCCACCACAGGTTCTGCTGCATCTTGCGGTAGCTCGCCCGCGACAGCTCGATGACCGAGATCACCGAACGCGGGTCGGATGACGCGAGGATGACCCCGGCGGACGCGATCGCGACATCCGTGCCGGCGCCGATCGCGATGCCGACGTCGGCCTGCGCGAGTGCGGGCGCATCGTTCACGCCGTCGCCGACCATCGCCACGCTGAAGCCCTCGGCCTGGAGCTCCTGCACCTTGGCGGCCTTGTCCTCGGGGCGCACGCCCGCGTAGACCCGGTCGATGCCGAGCTGTGCGGCGACCGTGCGGGCCACGGGCTCGGCGTCCCCCGTGATCATCACGACCTGCACGCCGAGCGCGTGCAGCGCGTCGACGGCCTGCTTCGACTCGGGCCGCACCTCGTCGGCCAGGGCGATCGCCCCGGCGAGCTCGCCGTCGACGAGCACGTGCAGCACGGTCTGGCCGCGTTCGCTCCAGCCGGCGGAGGCCGCGAGCGGCGCCGTGCCCTCGCGGGTGAGCAGCCCGGGGCCGCCGACCTGCACGATGCGTCCGCCGACCGTGGCGTGCACGCCGACGGCGGCCGACGCCGTGAAGCCCGACGCCGACGGCACGGCGAGGCCGCGGCGCGCGGCATCCGTCACGATCGCCTTGGCGAGCGGGTGCTCGGAGTCGGTCTCGGCCGCCGCGGCGAGCGCCATGACCTGGTCGGGGTCGAATCCGGATGCCGCGAGCGCGTCGGTGACCGCGGGCTCGCCCTTCGTCAGGGTGCCGGTCTTGTCGAACAGCACCGCGCCGACCGTGCGCATCGTCTCGAGGGCGAGGCGGTCGGTGACGAGCACGCCGCCGCGTGCTGCGCGCTCGGTCGCGATCGACACGACGAGCGGGATGGCGAGGCCGAGGGCGTGGGGGCAGGCGATCACGAGCACGGTGATCGTGCGCACGACCGCATCGTCGGGATTGCCGAGCATCGTCCACGTGATCGCGGTGATCACGGCGGCGCCGAGCGCGAACCAGAACAGCCAGCCGGCGGCCCGGTCGGCCAGCCGCTGGGCGCGCGAGCTCGACGCCTGCGCCTTCGCGACGAGGCGCTGGATGCCCGCGAGCGCCGTGTCGTCGCCGACCGCCGAGACCCGCACGCGGATCGCGGTGTCGGTCGCGACCGTGCCGGCCACGACGTGCTCGCCGGGGCCACGGCTCACGGTCGTCGACTCGCCGGTGATCATCGACTCGTCCATCGCGGCGGTGCCGTCGACCACGTCGCCGTCGGCTGGCACGCGGCCGCCTGGGCGCACGATCACGACGTCGCCGACGCGGAGGTCGGACGGGGCGACGATCTCGGTGGTGCTCGCGGTCGCGGCCGCGCCGTCAGCGGCATCCGTCACGCGCTCGGCCTCGTCGGGCAGCAGCGCCGCGAGCGCGTCGAGGGCGGAGGAGGCCTGCATGATCGACCGCATCTCGATCCAGTGGCCGAGCAGCATGATCACGATGAGGAGGGCGAGCTCCCACCAGAAGTCGAGCTGGTGGTCGAGCAGCATGAGGCTCGCGCCGAGCGACGCGACGTAGGCCACCGTGATCGCTAGGCCGATGAGCAGCATCATGCCGGGCTGGCGCGCCTTCAGCTCCGACCAGGCGCCCGTCAGGAAGGGTCGGCCGCCCCAGAAGAACATGACGGTGCCGAGCACAGGGGAGATCCACGGGACGATCGGGTTGTCGGGCAGCGAGTACCCCAGGATCGACGCGAACATCGGACTGAACGCGATCGTCGGGATCGCGATGACGAGCATGACCCAGAACAGGCGGCGGAACTGGCCGACGTGGTCGCCGTGTCCGCCGTGCCCCGCGTGAGCGTCGTGCCCGGCGTGGTCGTGGCCGGCGTGCATGTCGTGCCCGGCGTGCATGTCGTGCCCGGCGTGCATGTCGTGCCCGGCGTGGGCGTGGCCGGCGTGCATGTCGTGCCCGGCGTGGGCGTGGCCGGCGTGCAGGTCGTGCCCGGCGTGGGCGTGGCCGGCCTGCAGGTCATGCCCAGCGTGCGCGTCATGGGTCGCGTGCATGTCATGCCCTGCATGCTCCGCGTGGTCGTGCTCCGCGTGGTCGTGGTCGGGCGCGTGCTCGTGCGGCTCGTCGCGCGTCATACTCATCGATCTTCCCTTCGCCGGTTCGAGATCAGCATACCCCCACGGGGTATCAATGACGACAACGGTCGACACCGGGTGGGCATTCCCCAGCGGTGACATCCGTTCGGGCGCGTGCCGCTCGTCCCCGACGTCGAGCCGGTTCGCGCTCCGAGAACACGCGTGACGGCGGCATCCGTCGCGTGCTGGGATGGCGGGATGGACCTGCTCATCCTCGGCGGCACGCAATGGCTCGGACGCACGCTCGCCGAGGAGGCGCTCGCGCGCGGGCATCGGGTGACGTGCCTCGCGCGCGGCGAGGCCGGTGAGGTCGCCGCGGGCGCCGAGCTCGTGCGCGCCGACCGCTCTGCCCCCGACGCTTACGACGAGGTCGCCGGCCGCCGATGGGATGCGGTGATCGACGTCACCCGCCAGCCCGGGTTCGCGCGTCGCGCGGCCCTCGACCTGGGTCCGTCGGCCGCGCACTGGACCTTCATCTCGTCGGGCAACGTGTACGCCCGGCACGACGAGCCGGGCGCCGACGAGACGGCGGAGCTGATGCCGCCGCTGGAGTCCGACGAGTCCGACCCCGAGACGTACGGCGAGGCGAAGTCCGCGATCGAGCAGGCCTACCGCGAGGCGTTCGGCGACCGGCTGCTCGTCATCCGCCCCGGGCTCATCGTGGGGCCGGGCGACCCCTCGGGCCGGGGCGGCTACTGGGTCGCGCGGGCGGCTCGCGACGACGGGCCGATGCTCGTGCCCGACATCCTCGACGCGCCGGTGCAGGCCATCCACGTCGACGACCTCGTGCGCTTCACGCTCGACGCGATCGAGCGGCGTCTCACCGGGGCGTTCAATGCGGTGGGCGATCGCGTGACCTTCGAGGACTGGCTTGAGCTGTCGCGCGCCGCCGCGGGCCACGAGGGCGAGGTCGTCGCCGTGTCGCCCGAGTGGCTCGCCGACCAGGGCGTCGCCGAGTGGTCGGGTCCCGAGTCGCTGCCGCTCTGGATCATCGATCCCGAGTGGCAGGCCTTCCTCGATCGTTCGAACGCGGCGGCGAAGGCGGCCGGCCTGCGGTTGCGGCCGCCCGAGCAGCTCCTCGCCGAGATCCTCGAGTGGGAGCGGAGCCAGGGCCTCGACCGCGAGCGCGGCGCCGGACTGTCGGCCGAGCGGGAGCGCGAGCTGCTGTCGGCGCTGCGCGGCTGAGCCGGGCTGGGGTCGGCGTCGCGTCGCGCCGCGTGGCGTCTGGGATCGCAGACATCGCAGCTGGCGGATGCCTCGGCCGACGGCATCCGCGATTGCTAGCGTCGTGCCATGGCGCCCCTCTCGCACGATCCCCTCTGGCCCCGCGCGGGCGGATGGCCCGCACTTCCGGAGCTCGAGCCCGCGGCATCCGTGGATCTCATGCTCCTCGGCGTTCCCGCGTGGCGCACGTCGCTGTCGCCCACGAACGCGCACGCCACCCCGGCGGCGATCCGCGAGGCGCTGCAGCGGTACAGTCCCGCGCTGATGCCCGACCGGCGTGCGCCCGAGGGGACGGCGGCACGTGTCGGCCGGGACCTCGGTGAGCTGCGGTTCGCGGATGCCGGCGACATCGACGAGCCCGACGGCGTGCAGGGCGAGGCGCGCACGATCGCCGCGACGGCGGCCGCGCTCGAACGCGCGACCGCGCTCGTCGCGCTCGGCGGCGACAACTCGGTGACCGTGGCGACCGCGCTCGGCGCGTGGGGCGACGACCTCGGCCGGGCCGGCCTCGTCACGATCGACGCGCACTACGACCTGCGCGACGGCGTCTCGAACGGGTCCCCGGTGCGGCGTCTCGTCGAGGCGGGCCTGGATCCGCGCCGCATCGTGCAGATCGGCATCGCCGACTTCGCGAACTCCGCCGCCTACGCCCGGCGCGCTGCCGAGCTCGGCATCACCGTGATCCACCGTGACGAGCTGCACGGCCGGCGACCCGCCGAGGTCATGGCCGAGGCGCTCGAGATCGCGGGTGCCGCCGGCGGTCCGGTGCACCTCGATGTCGACGTCGATGCCTGCGACCGCTCGGTCGCACCGGCCTGCCCGGCGTCGGTGCCGGGTGGCCTCGCGGCGTGGGAGCTGCGCGAGCTCGTGCGAGCCGCGGCATCCGATGCCCGCGTGCGCAGCGCCGACCTGGTCGAGATCGATGCGACGACGGATGCCGCGGACGGCCGCACCGTGCGGCTCGCCGCGCTGTGCGTGCTCGAGTTCGCGGCGGGGCTCGCGGCGCGCGGGGTGTAGGCGCCGGCGCGGCTCGCGGCTCGCTGGCCGCGCTCGCCCTCGCGGACCGCGGTTCGCTGGCCGCGCTCGCCCTCGCGGACCGCTGCCGACGGTGGCAGACTCGCCGCATGAAGACGCTGGTGCTCGTGCGACACGCGAAGTCGGCCTGGGATGCGCCGGGCCTCGACGATCACGAGCGGCCGCTCGCCGAGCGCGGCCTGCGCGATGCGCCCGAGATGGGTCGGCGCCTCGCCGAGCGGGGTCTGGTGCCCGACCTCATCCGGTCGAGCACGGCCATTCGCGCTCGAACCACGGCGAAGCTGCTGGCGCAGGCGCTCGGCGTCGGTGCCGACCGCGTGGAGCTGGACGAGCGGCTCTACGGCGCCATGCCCGAGGAGATCCTCGACGTCGTCCGCGACTTCGACGCCGCCGCCGAGACGGCGATGGTCGTCGCCCATGACCCGGGACTCTCCGACCTCGCCTTCGCGCTGTCGGGCACGATCGAGCACATGCCGACGTGCGCGGTCGCGGAATTCACGTTCGACGTCGGGACCTGGGCGGAGGCCGTCGAGGCGGATCCGGTGGAGACCCGGTTCGACACGCCTCGGTGATCGGCGCCAGGTCACTCGTCCTCCACAGCCGATGACCGAGCCGAGATATCCACACTGAAAATACCCCCTCACCGGCCATTTCGAGGGCATCCGAATGTCGGTGGTCGGTGCTTGACTGGTCACATGAACCCCTCGCCGAGCGACGCACGAGCTCGCTTGCATGCCGAGCTCGACCGCATCGTCGAACTCGAGCGCGCTGTGCGCTCGGCGCAGGCCGAGCAGTTTCGGAGCATCGAGATCGCCCGCCGGCTGGCCGCCGAGGTCGAGGGCGTGACGGATGACTCGTCGTTCAACGATCGCGAGTTCGCGACGCGTTCCTTCGTCGCCGAGCTGGCGACGACGCTCGTCGTGCACGAGGCGACGGCTGGCCGGCTGATCGCCGATGCCACCCAGCTGTGCGGCACGTTCGCCGCCACGCTCGACGCGCTGTCGGCCGGCACGATCGCCGTTCCGCAGGTGCGATCCCTGCTCGAGGTCGCGAGTGGCCTGCCCGGGGATCATGCCGGGGCTTTCGAGGCTGCCGCGCTCGCCGGCGTGGCACGGGAGACGCCGTCGGCCTTCCGTCGCCGCATTCGTCGGCTTCGAGAACGCATCCATCCCGAGCCGTCCGACGCGCGACACGAACGCGCCCGCGACGAGCGTCGCGTCATCCTCGAGTCCGACGCCGACGGCATGGCGTGGCTGAGCATGTACCTCGAGGCCGAGCGCGGGGTGGCGATCATGGCGCACCTCGATGTGCTCGCCGATGCGGTGAACGACTCGGATGGTGACCCCCGCACGCGTCGGCAGCGCCTGGTCGACCTGGCCGGTGATCTCCTGCTCGGCCGCACCGTCGTCGGAGCGGCGGGGCGTGCGGGCGCCGACTCGTCGCCGCTCGGCGTGGTCAGGCCGCGCGTCTACGTCACCGTGCCGGTGCTCACGCTGCTCGGACACAGCGACGAGCCCGCCGAGCTCGATGGGCACGGACCCATCCCCGCCGAGACGGCTCGTCGGCTGGCGGCGCACGCGCCGTCCTTCCATCGCATCCTCACGCACCCCGAAACCGGCGCCTCCCTCTCCTACGGCCGCACCCGCTACCGTGTTCCCGCCGACCTCGCCGGATACCTTCGCGTCCGCGACGGGGGATGCCGATTCCCCGGCTGCTCCCGTCGCGCCGCCGGCTGTGACGTCGACCACACTCTCGACTGGGCGGCGGGGGGCGCCACCCGCCACGACAACCTCGCCCATCTCTGCCGCAAGCACCATCGACTGAAGCACCACACCGGGTGGCGCGTGTCCCAGCTGCCCGACGGCGACATCCGGTGGACGTCTCCGGCTGGTCGCGCGCACGTGTCGACACCCGACCGGCCGTTCCCGCCGCCCGACGTGAGAGATTCGCGGGCGCCGCAGCACACGTCGGAGCGAGCGGGGGTCGACCCTGCCCGGCTCGTCGAGCGTGACATCGAACCGCCGTGGGCCGCGCGTCGACCCCGATCCTGCGCTTCCGACGCGGTCCCAGCATGACCCGACGTTGGGCGTGCCGGTCAGTCCGCGGATGCCGCGAGCATCCGCCGCACGTACGGCGTCGCCGGCGCAGCCCGCAGCTCGTCGAGCGTGCCGCGCTGGGTGACGCGTCCCGACTCGAGCACCATGACCTGGTCGGCGAGCGCCGCGGCATCCGCCGGACTGTGGGTCACGAGCACGGTGGCACCGCCGAAGTCGCGCACGTGCGTGGCCAGCTCCGTGCGCATCTCGGCGCGCACCTCGACGTCGAGCGCCGACATCGGCTCGTCGAGCAGGAGTACCTCGGGCTCGGCGGCGAGCGCCCGCGCGAGTGCGACGCGCTGCGACTGGCCGCCCGAGAGCTCCGCGGGAAACCGCCCGGCCAGCGACGTGAGCCCGTACCGTTCGAGCCACGGCTCGGCCGCCGACCGCGCCGCGGCGCGCGAGCCGCGCATCCGCGTCGCGAACGCGACGTTGTCGTGCACCGTGAGATGCGGGAAGAGCACGTAGTCCTGGAACACGACCCCGATGCGCCGGCGCTCGGGTGGCAGTGCGTCGACGGTGCGGCTCCCGATCGCGATCCGCCCCGACCGCAGTGGAACGAGGCCGGCGATCGCCGCCAGAACGCTCGACTTGCCCGCGCCGTTCGGTCCGATCAGCGCGAGCGGATGCCCCGGCCGCACGTCGAACCGCGCCGCGATCTGCAGGTCGCCCCGCACCACCGCGACGTCGGCGTGCAGCGCCGGCCGAGCGGGATCCGGCCGAGCGGGATCCGGCCGAGCGGCATCGCGCCGCCCGCGCCCGCGCTCGGAACCCCCGCGCTCGGAACCCCCGCGCTCGGTCACGCCCGCACCCCGGGCAGCCAGCGGTCGCGGAGTCCGAGCAGCACGATGACCGATACGGCGAGCAGCAGCAGCGCGAGCGCGATGGCCTCATCGGGGTCCGACTGCATGGCGAGGTAGCTCGCGATGGGCAGCGTGCGCGTCACGCCCGGAAGGGATCCGGCGAACGTGATGGTGGCGCCGAACTCGCCGAGCGCCCGGGTGAAGCAGAGCACGGCGCCCGCGGCGACGCCGGGTGCGACGAGCGGCAGCGTGACGAAGCGGAACACCTGCCACCGGGACGCGCCGAGCGTCGCTGCGGCCAGTTCAGTGCGCCGGTCGGCCGAGCGGAGCGCTCCCTCGACGGCGAAGACGAGGAACGGCAGCGCCACGAACACCTGCGCGAGCACGACGGCTCCCGTCGTGAAGGGCACCGTGATGCCGAACCACTCATCGAGTGCGCCGCCGATGAGGCCGCGCCGTCCGAGCAGGAGCAGCAGGGCGATGCCGCCCACTACCGGCGGCAGTACCAACGGCACGGTGACCGCCGCGCGAAGCGCCCGACGAGGAAGCGTCGGCCAGTCGGCGGCCCGTGCGAGGAGCGCGGCGAGCGGAACCCCGAGCACGAGGCACGCGCCCGTGGCGAGGGTCGCCGTGGTGAACGAGAGCACGAGCGCCTGCAGCACCGACTCGCGTGTCATCAGGTCGGCGAGATCGCCCCACGGGGCGCGCACGACCAGCGCCACGAGCGGCAGCACGAGCACGGCGAGCGCGACGCCCGCCACCACGGCGACCGGCCAGGCGAGCCGGCCCGTCCTGCCCACCTAGGGGGCTCCGAACCCGGCGTCGGCGAGCACGGACTGACCAGCCTCGCCGGTCACGAACGCCACGAAGTCGGCCGCGGCCTCGGCGCGCCCCACATCCCGATCGGCGGCCGCGCCGACCGCGGCGATCGGGTAGCGATTCACCACGGATGCCGCGCCCGGCACCTCGATGCCCTCGACGGCGTCCCCCGCGGCGCGCGCGTCGGTGCGGTAGACGAGGGCGGCGTCGACCTCGCCGAGCACCACCTTCGTGAGCACTGACTTCACGTCGGACTCGAGGGTGTCGGGGGAGGCCGTCACGCCCTCCTGGGCGAGCAGGGCGTCGGATGCCGCACCGCACGGCACCGTCGGATCGCAGAGCGCGATGCCCCGGTCGGGGTCGGCGAGGTCCGCGAGCCCCGTGATCCCGGCCGGATTGCCGGCGGGGGTGACCAGCTCGAGCGTGTTCGTCGCGAACACGACCGGGTCGTCGGCGAGCCCGGCTTCCACCACGACCGTCATCGGCGGCTCGGCCGCCGAGGCGAACACGTCGACCGGGGCGCCCTCCACGATCTGCTGCGCGAGCGCGACGCTTCCTCCATAGCTCAGCGAGACCTCGATGGCCGGATGCTCCGCCTCGAAGTCCTCGGCGAGTGCGTCGAACGCCTCGGTGAGCGACGCGGCGGCGAAGACGGTGAGGGTCGTCGGTGCGGCATCCGTCCCGGGGGCCGACGACCTCGATGCGGCCGACCCTCCGCCCGCGGCGCAGCCGGAGAACACGAGCGCCGCGCCGAGGGCCAGGGCCGCGCCCGCCACGCCGGCACGCGGCATCCGGAAGCTCATGCCTCGCCTCGCGGGGGCAGCTCGATCGTCACGTTCGTGGCCTTCGCGCTCGCCGCAGCGAGCATGCCCGGCTCCAGCCCGAGCTCGTCGGCGGCTTCGCGGCTCATGAGCGACACGATGCGGAACGGCCCCGCCTGCAGGTCGACCTGCGCCATCACGCCGTCGCGCTGCACGCGGGTCACGAGGCCCACGAAGCGGTTGCGGGCCGACGCCCGCGCCAGCGGGAAGGCCTC
This DNA window, taken from Agromyces sp. 3263, encodes the following:
- the fdhD gene encoding formate dehydrogenase accessory sulfurtransferase FdhD; translated protein: MGRITTRTRVTRITVGGPTSRREDLLAVEEPLEIRVGREPLAVTMRTPGHDVDLAVGFLVSEGVIARGDQVAAAIHCAGPDGENTYNVLDLTLAPGVAAPDASTQRSTYMTSSCGVCGKASVEAVRTRSAHPIDDDLRVDPALLVTFPERLRAGQDVFEKTGGLHAAALFDGRTGALLVLREDVGRHNAVDKVIGWAAREGLLPLRGIVLQVSGRTSFELAQKASMAGIPVLAAVSAPSSLAVELAKDAGLTLVGFLRGDSMVVYSGAERIAEPAHEPVGAVGGGAA
- a CDS encoding heavy metal translocating P-type ATPase; the encoded protein is MTRDEPHEHAPDHDHAEHDHAEHAGHDMHATHDAHAGHDLQAGHAHAGHDLHAGHAHAGHDMHAGHAHAGHDMHAGHDMHAGHDMHAGHDHAGHDAHAGHGGHGDHVGQFRRLFWVMLVIAIPTIAFSPMFASILGYSLPDNPIVPWISPVLGTVMFFWGGRPFLTGAWSELKARQPGMMLLIGLAITVAYVASLGASLMLLDHQLDFWWELALLIVIMLLGHWIEMRSIMQASSALDALAALLPDEAERVTDAADGAAATASTTEIVAPSDLRVGDVVIVRPGGRVPADGDVVDGTAAMDESMITGESTTVSRGPGEHVVAGTVATDTAIRVRVSAVGDDTALAGIQRLVAKAQASSSRAQRLADRAAGWLFWFALGAAVITAITWTMLGNPDDAVVRTITVLVIACPHALGLAIPLVVSIATERAARGGVLVTDRLALETMRTVGAVLFDKTGTLTKGEPAVTDALAASGFDPDQVMALAAAAETDSEHPLAKAIVTDAARRGLAVPSASGFTASAAVGVHATVGGRIVQVGGPGLLTREGTAPLAASAGWSERGQTVLHVLVDGELAGAIALADEVRPESKQAVDALHALGVQVVMITGDAEPVARTVAAQLGIDRVYAGVRPEDKAAKVQELQAEGFSVAMVGDGVNDAPALAQADVGIAIGAGTDVAIASAGVILASSDPRSVISVIELSRASYRKMQQNLWWAAGYNLVSVPLAAGVLAPIGFVMPMSVGAILMSLSTVIVAANAQLLRRLDLRPEASTRAVLGRSGGAPDVAPAPRATVAA
- a CDS encoding NTP transferase domain-containing protein produces the protein MLVVDAVILMGGRATRLDGVAKGDLRVGGRTLLERVVDAASVARNRVVVGEPGVSVLPTGVRVVREEPRFGGPAAAVAAGVAALPTDAGAVLLLAGDQPFVAEAVPILLAALDADRARDQLHDGVRAVDAAGRAQHLTSVIRRSALVAAITATGAAGASLDGVAMRRLLEPLRLLDVQVPEAATMDVDTWADAKAVGATGGEGS
- a CDS encoding DUF222 domain-containing protein, which gives rise to MNPSPSDARARLHAELDRIVELERAVRSAQAEQFRSIEIARRLAAEVEGVTDDSSFNDREFATRSFVAELATTLVVHEATAGRLIADATQLCGTFAATLDALSAGTIAVPQVRSLLEVASGLPGDHAGAFEAAALAGVARETPSAFRRRIRRLRERIHPEPSDARHERARDERRVILESDADGMAWLSMYLEAERGVAIMAHLDVLADAVNDSDGDPRTRRQRLVDLAGDLLLGRTVVGAAGRAGADSSPLGVVRPRVYVTVPVLTLLGHSDEPAELDGHGPIPAETARRLAAHAPSFHRILTHPETGASLSYGRTRYRVPADLAGYLRVRDGGCRFPGCSRRAAGCDVDHTLDWAAGGATRHDNLAHLCRKHHRLKHHTGWRVSQLPDGDIRWTSPAGRAHVSTPDRPFPPPDVRDSRAPQHTSERAGVDPARLVERDIEPPWAARRPRSCASDAVPA
- a CDS encoding molybdopterin molybdotransferase MoeA, which codes for MSRGVDWRQARDAAARAAPTARPELVGLADALGRVLAEDVRTPIQLPHYASSAMDGWAVAGTPPWRIVDRPEPGPGEAVAIVTGGLVPAGAEAILRAEAGRVDGDALEPVGETGRRDVAEHRHIRPAGTEAEAGDTLLAAGALLTPPRVALIAATGADAIVVRWRPRVALVLTGDEVVEAGVPAPGFVRDSFRVAVPAILGGLGADVVAIHRVGDDTEATFAALTADAVDLVVTTGGTGGSHADQVRRAVERLGAEFVVPSVAMRPGGPTFLARGADRLVLGLPGNPLAALLGLLAIGGPLLEAWTGRDPGTATVTVSERLEGRAGTTRLVPVTVDDGVATPTPHAGSAMLRGIAEADVVVVVPESGVATGGVAEALRLPWPS
- a CDS encoding arginase family protein; the encoded protein is MAPLSHDPLWPRAGGWPALPELEPAASVDLMLLGVPAWRTSLSPTNAHATPAAIREALQRYSPALMPDRRAPEGTAARVGRDLGELRFADAGDIDEPDGVQGEARTIAATAAALERATALVALGGDNSVTVATALGAWGDDLGRAGLVTIDAHYDLRDGVSNGSPVRRLVEAGLDPRRIVQIGIADFANSAAYARRAAELGITVIHRDELHGRRPAEVMAEALEIAGAAGGPVHLDVDVDACDRSVAPACPASVPGGLAAWELRELVRAAASDARVRSADLVEIDATTDAADGRTVRLAALCVLEFAAGLAARGV
- a CDS encoding NAD-dependent epimerase/dehydratase family protein, with translation MDLLILGGTQWLGRTLAEEALARGHRVTCLARGEAGEVAAGAELVRADRSAPDAYDEVAGRRWDAVIDVTRQPGFARRAALDLGPSAAHWTFISSGNVYARHDEPGADETAELMPPLESDESDPETYGEAKSAIEQAYREAFGDRLLVIRPGLIVGPGDPSGRGGYWVARAARDDGPMLVPDILDAPVQAIHVDDLVRFTLDAIERRLTGAFNAVGDRVTFEDWLELSRAAAGHEGEVVAVSPEWLADQGVAEWSGPESLPLWIIDPEWQAFLDRSNAAAKAAGLRLRPPEQLLAEILEWERSQGLDRERGAGLSAERERELLSALRG
- a CDS encoding ATP-binding cassette domain-containing protein, which codes for MTERGGSERGGSERGRGRRDAARPDPARPDPARPALHADVAVVRGDLQIAARFDVRPGHPLALIGPNGAGKSSVLAAIAGLVPLRSGRIAIGSRTVDALPPERRRIGVVFQDYVLFPHLTVHDNVAFATRMRGSRAAARSAAEPWLERYGLTSLAGRFPAELSGGQSQRVALARALAAEPEVLLLDEPMSALDVEVRAEMRTELATHVRDFGGATVLVTHSPADAAALADQVMVLESGRVTQRGTLDELRAAPATPYVRRMLAASAD
- a CDS encoding DUF6457 domain-containing protein, yielding MSVSDEEFDRVLEAWAEKVRAELAIPDAPLDLQQVLGVAGVAAHAVMRPAAPITTYLAGYAAGVAAAGGADPEAAARDVLDRVRRLAAAK
- a CDS encoding histidine phosphatase family protein, which translates into the protein MKTLVLVRHAKSAWDAPGLDDHERPLAERGLRDAPEMGRRLAERGLVPDLIRSSTAIRARTTAKLLAQALGVGADRVELDERLYGAMPEEILDVVRDFDAAAETAMVVAHDPGLSDLAFALSGTIEHMPTCAVAEFTFDVGTWAEAVEADPVETRFDTPR